One stretch of Juglans microcarpa x Juglans regia isolate MS1-56 chromosome 3D, Jm3101_v1.0, whole genome shotgun sequence DNA includes these proteins:
- the LOC121254512 gene encoding uncharacterized protein LOC121254512 isoform X1 yields the protein MHETEWRGSSLKAFNFMEEKISRHKRSTSDPIKRKFKADRLHSILESPYQVNMEDLGKPTACIQAKKRQTMNTDIQSSLKQEVLQLQRQLRDQFVVRRALEKALSHRPLSYDATKENSIPEPAQELIKEIAVLELEVAYLEQYLLCMYRKKFNQQQSNPSNVEGRSKSTSVMHDEIIEVAEYDIMSEKDDSIIRPSHLKFPRNSIAKPPDACNDIWGTRMLLDSSIQCSHSLLSQHSACLAPTKFPTKAVDSYHSLPLSMLEQAQTASSNLSLAEHLGTCFSNDIPETPNWLSEELIKCISAIYCELADPPFTNNDYPSSPVAISESLYQHSAQGQSDKWSSQCKNLSSFNSYFDNPFHFDGSKEFSGPYCTMVKVQLICREGRKLKETEYMLRKFRSLVSRLEEIDPRKMKQEEKLAFWINIHNALVMHAFLVYGIPQNNFKRISLLLKAAYNVGGHTISVDMIQSSILGCRLPRPGQWLWLLFSSRTKFKFGDARKAYAIEQPEPLLHFALCAGSYSDPAVRIYTSKRVFEELEAAKEEYIQSTFSIRKDQKILLPKIVESFAKDSGLCSADLVQMVEHFIPDTQRKSIRQCRHKRTWKGIEWMAHNFTFRYMLSKELA from the exons ATGCATGAAACAGAGTGGCGGGGTTCTAGTTTGAAAGCATTCAacttcatggaagaaaaaatttcaagacaCAAGCGTTCTACGAG TGAtccaattaaaagaaaattcaaggCAGATAGATTACATAGTATCCTTGAATCCCCATATCAAGTTAACATG GAGGACTTGGGAAAACCTACGGCCTGTATTCAAGCCAAGAAGAGGCAAACTATGAACACTGACATTCAAAGTTCTTTGAAACAAGAG GTTCTACAGCTTCAAAGACAATTACGGGACCAATTTGTAGTACGTCGTGCATTAGAGAAGGCATTAAGTCATCGGCCTCTCTCATATGATGCTACTAAAGAAAACTCAATTCCTGAG CCTGCCCAAGAACTGATAAAGGAAATTGCAGTCTTAGAATTGGAAGTTGCATATTTGGAACAATATCTTCTTTGTATGTATCGGAAAAAATTTAATCAACAACAATCAAATCCATCCAACGTGGAGGGAAGATCTAAATCGACTTCAGTCATGCACGACGAAATTATTGAAGTGGCTGAATATGATATTATGTCAGAGAAAGACGATTCAATCATCCGCCCCAGTCATCTTAAGTTTCCTCGGAATTCAATTGCTAAACCACCAGATGCATGCAATGATATTTGGGGAACACGGATGCTACTGGATTCTAGTATTCAGTGCAGCCACTCATTGCTTTCTCAGCATTCAGCTTGTTTAGCGCCAACGAAATTTCCAACTAAAGCTGTAGACTCGTACCATTCTCTACCTTTGTCAATGCTGGAG CAAGCCCAGACTGCCTCTTCAAACTTAAGTCTGGCGGAGCATCTCGGGACATGTTTCTCCAATGATATTCCAGAGACTCCAAACTGGCTTTCTGAGGAGTTGATTAAGTGCATTTCAGCTATATATTGCGAACTTGCAGACCCACCTTTCACAAACAATGATTACCCTTCTTCGCCTGTTGCAATTTCAGAATCACTGTACCAGCATTCTGCACAAGGTCAGAGTGATAAGTGGAGTTCGCAGTGCAAGAATTTATCTTCATTCAATTCGTACTTTGATAACCCTTTCCATTTTGATGGATCAAAAGAATTCAGTGGACCTTACTGCACCATGGTAAAGGTGCAACTGATATGTAGAGAGGGTCGGAAATTAAAAGAAACTGAATATATGCTACGAAAATTTAG GTCACTTGTTTCTCGGTTGGAAGAAATTGATCCTAGAAAGATGAAACAGGAGGAGAAGCTGGCCTTTTGGATTAATATCCACAATGCACTAGTAATGCAT GCATTTTTGGTTTATGGGATTCCACAGAACAATTTTAAGAGAATTTCTTTACTACTCAAG GCTGCATATAATGTTGGGGGTCACACCATTAGTGTAGACATGATACAAAGCTCTATCCTGGGCTGTAGATTGCCTCGTCCTGGACAA TGGTTGTGGCTATTATTTTCCTCGAGGACAAAATTCAAGTTTGGAGATGCACGGAAAGCATATGCCATTGAGCAACCTGAACCTCTTCTACATTTTGCACTTTGTGCTGGCAGCTATTCTGATCCTGCG GTCCGTATATACACATCCAAAAGAGTATTTGAGGAGCTGGAGGCTGCAAAAGAAGAGTACATTCAATCAACTTTCAGCATACGTAAAGACCAGAAAATCCTTCTACCTAAGATTGTGGAGTCTTTCGCCAAGGATTCAGGTTTGTGCTCGGCTGATTTGGTGCAGATGGTTGAGCATTTCATACCTGATACTCAGAGGAAGAGCATTCGGCAGTGTCGGCACAAAAGAACCTGGAAGGGAATTGAGTGGATGGCTCACAACTTTACTTTCCGCTACATGCTTTCAAAAGAATTAGCTTAA
- the LOC121254512 gene encoding uncharacterized protein LOC121254512 isoform X2 produces the protein MNTDIQSSLKQEVLQLQRQLRDQFVVRRALEKALSHRPLSYDATKENSIPEPAQELIKEIAVLELEVAYLEQYLLCMYRKKFNQQQSNPSNVEGRSKSTSVMHDEIIEVAEYDIMSEKDDSIIRPSHLKFPRNSIAKPPDACNDIWGTRMLLDSSIQCSHSLLSQHSACLAPTKFPTKAVDSYHSLPLSMLEQAQTASSNLSLAEHLGTCFSNDIPETPNWLSEELIKCISAIYCELADPPFTNNDYPSSPVAISESLYQHSAQGQSDKWSSQCKNLSSFNSYFDNPFHFDGSKEFSGPYCTMVKVQLICREGRKLKETEYMLRKFRSLVSRLEEIDPRKMKQEEKLAFWINIHNALVMHAFLVYGIPQNNFKRISLLLKAAYNVGGHTISVDMIQSSILGCRLPRPGQWLWLLFSSRTKFKFGDARKAYAIEQPEPLLHFALCAGSYSDPAVRIYTSKRVFEELEAAKEEYIQSTFSIRKDQKILLPKIVESFAKDSGLCSADLVQMVEHFIPDTQRKSIRQCRHKRTWKGIEWMAHNFTFRYMLSKELA, from the exons ATGAACACTGACATTCAAAGTTCTTTGAAACAAGAG GTTCTACAGCTTCAAAGACAATTACGGGACCAATTTGTAGTACGTCGTGCATTAGAGAAGGCATTAAGTCATCGGCCTCTCTCATATGATGCTACTAAAGAAAACTCAATTCCTGAG CCTGCCCAAGAACTGATAAAGGAAATTGCAGTCTTAGAATTGGAAGTTGCATATTTGGAACAATATCTTCTTTGTATGTATCGGAAAAAATTTAATCAACAACAATCAAATCCATCCAACGTGGAGGGAAGATCTAAATCGACTTCAGTCATGCACGACGAAATTATTGAAGTGGCTGAATATGATATTATGTCAGAGAAAGACGATTCAATCATCCGCCCCAGTCATCTTAAGTTTCCTCGGAATTCAATTGCTAAACCACCAGATGCATGCAATGATATTTGGGGAACACGGATGCTACTGGATTCTAGTATTCAGTGCAGCCACTCATTGCTTTCTCAGCATTCAGCTTGTTTAGCGCCAACGAAATTTCCAACTAAAGCTGTAGACTCGTACCATTCTCTACCTTTGTCAATGCTGGAG CAAGCCCAGACTGCCTCTTCAAACTTAAGTCTGGCGGAGCATCTCGGGACATGTTTCTCCAATGATATTCCAGAGACTCCAAACTGGCTTTCTGAGGAGTTGATTAAGTGCATTTCAGCTATATATTGCGAACTTGCAGACCCACCTTTCACAAACAATGATTACCCTTCTTCGCCTGTTGCAATTTCAGAATCACTGTACCAGCATTCTGCACAAGGTCAGAGTGATAAGTGGAGTTCGCAGTGCAAGAATTTATCTTCATTCAATTCGTACTTTGATAACCCTTTCCATTTTGATGGATCAAAAGAATTCAGTGGACCTTACTGCACCATGGTAAAGGTGCAACTGATATGTAGAGAGGGTCGGAAATTAAAAGAAACTGAATATATGCTACGAAAATTTAG GTCACTTGTTTCTCGGTTGGAAGAAATTGATCCTAGAAAGATGAAACAGGAGGAGAAGCTGGCCTTTTGGATTAATATCCACAATGCACTAGTAATGCAT GCATTTTTGGTTTATGGGATTCCACAGAACAATTTTAAGAGAATTTCTTTACTACTCAAG GCTGCATATAATGTTGGGGGTCACACCATTAGTGTAGACATGATACAAAGCTCTATCCTGGGCTGTAGATTGCCTCGTCCTGGACAA TGGTTGTGGCTATTATTTTCCTCGAGGACAAAATTCAAGTTTGGAGATGCACGGAAAGCATATGCCATTGAGCAACCTGAACCTCTTCTACATTTTGCACTTTGTGCTGGCAGCTATTCTGATCCTGCG GTCCGTATATACACATCCAAAAGAGTATTTGAGGAGCTGGAGGCTGCAAAAGAAGAGTACATTCAATCAACTTTCAGCATACGTAAAGACCAGAAAATCCTTCTACCTAAGATTGTGGAGTCTTTCGCCAAGGATTCAGGTTTGTGCTCGGCTGATTTGGTGCAGATGGTTGAGCATTTCATACCTGATACTCAGAGGAAGAGCATTCGGCAGTGTCGGCACAAAAGAACCTGGAAGGGAATTGAGTGGATGGCTCACAACTTTACTTTCCGCTACATGCTTTCAAAAGAATTAGCTTAA